One window from the genome of Halococcus saccharolyticus DSM 5350 encodes:
- a CDS encoding ATP synthase subunit A produces MSQATETQVTEDGTIASVSGPVVVATDLGARMNDVVYVGEEGLMGEVIEIEGNRTTIQVYEETSNVAPGEPVENTGEPLSVDLGPGMLYSIYDGVQRPLDVLEDRMGAFLDRGVDAPGIDMEETWAFTPTVEEGDTVEAGDIVGTVPETESIEHKVLVPPDYEGGEITSVEEGEFTVEDTVVELDSGEDVTMHQEWPVREARPTLDKETPTTPLVTGQRVQDGLFPLAKGGTAAIPGPFGSGKTVTQQSLAKFADADIVIYIGCGERGNEMTEVIDDFPELEDPNTGKPLMSRTCLIANTSNMPVAARESCVYTGITIAEYYRDMGYDVALMADSTSRWAEAMREISSRLEEMPGEEGYPAYLAARLSEFYERAGYFQNINGTEGSISAVGAVSPPGGDFSEPVTQNTLRIVKTFWALDADLAERRHFPAINWDESYSLYRDQLDPWFEENVASDWPDVRQWAIDTLDEESELQEIVQLVGEDALPDDQQLTLEIARYLREAFLQQNALDDVDAYSAPEKTYLIMQAIKTYNDEAFAALDAGVPVDEITDIDAAPRLNRIGTTAEYEEYIDEIEADVEEQLREKY; encoded by the coding sequence ATGAGTCAAGCAACGGAGACACAGGTCACGGAGGACGGCACGATCGCGAGCGTGAGCGGCCCCGTCGTGGTCGCCACGGACCTCGGAGCCCGGATGAACGACGTGGTGTACGTCGGCGAGGAAGGGTTGATGGGCGAGGTCATCGAGATCGAGGGCAACCGAACGACGATTCAGGTGTACGAGGAGACCTCGAACGTCGCGCCGGGCGAACCCGTCGAAAACACCGGCGAGCCGCTCTCGGTCGATCTCGGGCCCGGGATGCTCTACTCGATCTACGACGGCGTTCAGCGCCCGCTGGATGTGCTCGAAGACCGGATGGGGGCGTTCCTCGACCGCGGGGTCGACGCGCCCGGTATCGATATGGAGGAGACGTGGGCGTTCACGCCCACCGTCGAGGAAGGCGACACGGTCGAGGCCGGCGATATCGTCGGAACAGTTCCAGAGACCGAGAGTATCGAACACAAGGTGCTCGTGCCGCCGGACTACGAGGGTGGCGAAATTACGAGTGTCGAGGAGGGCGAGTTCACCGTCGAGGACACGGTTGTGGAACTCGACTCCGGCGAAGACGTCACGATGCACCAGGAGTGGCCGGTGCGTGAGGCCCGCCCCACGCTCGACAAGGAGACACCGACCACGCCGCTCGTGACGGGCCAGCGCGTCCAGGACGGGCTGTTCCCGCTCGCGAAGGGCGGAACCGCGGCGATTCCGGGGCCGTTCGGCTCCGGCAAAACGGTCACCCAGCAGAGCCTCGCCAAGTTCGCCGACGCCGACATCGTGATCTACATCGGGTGTGGCGAGCGGGGCAACGAGATGACCGAGGTGATCGACGACTTCCCCGAACTCGAGGACCCGAACACTGGGAAACCGCTGATGAGCCGGACGTGTCTCATCGCGAATACTTCGAACATGCCGGTCGCGGCGCGGGAATCCTGTGTCTACACCGGGATCACGATCGCGGAGTACTACCGTGACATGGGCTACGACGTGGCACTAATGGCGGACTCCACGTCGCGGTGGGCCGAGGCGATGCGGGAGATCTCCTCGCGGCTGGAGGAGATGCCCGGCGAGGAGGGGTATCCCGCCTACCTCGCGGCGCGACTCAGCGAATTCTACGAGCGCGCGGGCTACTTCCAGAACATCAACGGTACTGAAGGGTCGATCTCGGCGGTCGGCGCGGTCAGCCCGCCGGGCGGTGACTTCTCCGAGCCGGTGACACAGAACACCCTCCGGATCGTGAAGACGTTCTGGGCGCTCGACGCGGACCTCGCCGAACGCCGGCACTTCCCCGCGATCAACTGGGACGAGTCGTACTCGCTGTATCGCGACCAGCTCGATCCGTGGTTCGAGGAGAACGTCGCGAGCGACTGGCCGGACGTCCGCCAGTGGGCGATCGACACCCTGGACGAGGAGAGCGAACTCCAGGAGATCGTCCAGCTGGTCGGTGAGGACGCGCTGCCGGACGACCAGCAGCTCACCCTCGAGATCGCCCGATATCTCCGTGAGGCGTTCCTCCAGCAGAACGCGCTCGACGACGTGGACGCGTACTCCGCACCGGAGAAGACCTACCTCATCATGCAGGCGATCAAGACCTACAACGACGAGGCGTTCGCGGCGCTCGACGCCGGCGTGCCGGTCGACGAGATCACCGACATCGACGCCGCACCCCGACTCAACCGGATCGGCACGACCGCGGAGTACGAGGAGTACATCGACGAGATCGAGGCCGACGTCGAGGAGCAGCTCCGGGAGAAATACTGA
- a CDS encoding V-type ATP synthase subunit F, translating to MSQEIAVVGSPEFTTGFRLAGVRKFENVPDDEKADTLDGAVEQVFDDDDVGIVVMADEDMEYLSRGVRQDAETSIEPTLVTLGGEGAGTGGLRGQIKRAIGIDLMDDDQ from the coding sequence ATGAGTCAGGAGATCGCGGTCGTCGGGAGTCCGGAGTTTACCACGGGCTTTCGACTCGCGGGCGTCCGGAAGTTCGAGAACGTCCCTGACGACGAGAAGGCGGACACGCTCGACGGTGCGGTCGAGCAGGTGTTCGACGACGACGACGTCGGAATCGTGGTGATGGCCGACGAGGACATGGAGTATCTCTCGCGCGGTGTGAGACAGGACGCGGAAACCAGTATCGAACCCACACTCGTGACGCTCGGCGGCGAAGGTGCCGGCACCGGCGGGTTGCGGGGGCAGATCAAACGCGCCATCGGCATCGACTTGATGGACGACGACCAATAA
- a CDS encoding V-type ATP synthase subunit C translates to MSVRSGSGESNYEYVIARVRSRRSRLFDEDDYRKLIRMGPSEIARFMEESEYEEEMNALGSRHSGVDLIENALHRNLANHFDDLLRFADGALYDYIARYLRQFDAWNVKTVLRGLYSEADRESIEVDLIRAGEFSDERIDRLLGAGSIEEVVTLLDDTLFGEPLANAYEEYEAESLLVPLENAVDRAFYEALTDGLPNEPNRATQLYVDFLESEIDFRNVRNALRLSRSGAEMDPAEYFISGGRLFDEDEISQLVTNTDELVAQLRESPYSDDLDAALSELDTAESLRGFERALDAALLEYSRTLSSRYPLSVCPVFAFVLAKMREVENVRAIARGKEAGLDPDTIEDELVML, encoded by the coding sequence ATGAGCGTTCGATCGGGCTCGGGCGAGTCGAACTACGAGTACGTTATCGCGCGCGTCCGCTCGCGACGGTCGCGGCTGTTCGACGAGGACGACTACCGGAAGCTGATCCGGATGGGGCCGAGCGAGATCGCGCGGTTCATGGAGGAGAGCGAGTACGAAGAGGAGATGAACGCGCTCGGGAGCCGTCACTCCGGCGTGGACCTCATCGAGAACGCACTCCACCGCAATCTCGCGAACCACTTCGACGACCTCCTCCGGTTCGCCGACGGCGCGCTCTACGACTACATCGCACGCTACCTCCGGCAGTTCGACGCGTGGAACGTCAAGACCGTGCTTCGGGGACTGTACTCCGAGGCCGACCGCGAGTCGATCGAGGTCGACCTGATCCGAGCCGGCGAGTTCAGCGACGAGCGCATCGATCGACTGCTGGGGGCTGGCTCGATCGAGGAGGTCGTCACGCTGCTCGACGACACCCTGTTCGGCGAACCGCTCGCGAACGCCTACGAGGAGTACGAAGCGGAGTCGTTGCTCGTCCCGCTCGAAAACGCGGTCGATCGGGCGTTCTACGAGGCGCTCACCGACGGATTGCCGAACGAACCGAACCGGGCGACGCAGCTGTACGTCGACTTCCTCGAAAGCGAGATCGACTTTCGGAACGTTCGGAACGCGCTCCGGCTCTCACGGAGCGGTGCGGAGATGGATCCCGCCGAGTACTTCATCTCGGGTGGGCGGCTGTTCGACGAGGACGAGATCAGCCAGCTCGTCACGAACACGGACGAGCTCGTCGCGCAGCTTCGTGAGAGTCCCTACAGCGACGATCTCGACGCCGCGCTGTCCGAACTCGACACCGCCGAGAGCCTGCGCGGGTTCGAACGCGCGCTCGATGCGGCGTTGCTCGAATACTCGCGCACGCTCTCGAGTCGCTACCCGCTGTCGGTCTGTCCGGTGTTCGCGTTCGTCCTCGCGAAGATGCGCGAGGTCGAGAACGTCCGGGCGATCGCGCGGGGCAAGGAGGCCGGACTCGATCCCGACACCATCGAAGACGAACTGGTGATGCTATGA
- a CDS encoding V-type ATP synthase subunit E gives MSLDTVAEDIKDDARDRAERIRNEADERADEIVAEAEADAEEIRAEREREIERRIEQEREQKLSSAKLEAKQKRLEGRRIVLEDTRDEAESRIADLSGERREEVTRALLDDAAAEFDEGDTVRISGRADDADLLESLVAEYDGFEHAGEVDCLGGVVAESDASRVRVNNTFDSVLDSVWEDRLQEISTRLFEQ, from the coding sequence ATGAGTCTCGATACGGTTGCGGAGGACATCAAAGACGACGCGAGGGACCGGGCCGAACGCATCCGGAACGAGGCCGACGAGCGCGCCGATGAGATCGTCGCCGAGGCCGAGGCCGATGCCGAGGAGATCCGCGCCGAGCGCGAACGCGAGATCGAACGCCGGATCGAACAGGAACGTGAACAGAAACTCTCCAGTGCGAAGCTGGAGGCCAAACAGAAGCGCCTCGAAGGCCGCCGCATCGTCCTCGAAGACACCCGCGACGAGGCCGAATCCCGCATCGCCGACCTCTCCGGCGAGCGACGCGAGGAGGTCACGCGCGCGCTGCTCGACGACGCCGCTGCGGAGTTCGACGAGGGCGATACGGTGCGGATTTCGGGGCGAGCCGACGACGCCGACCTGCTCGAATCGCTCGTCGCGGAGTACGACGGGTTCGAGCACGCTGGCGAAGTCGACTGTCTCGGCGGCGTGGTCGCCGAGAGCGACGCCTCGCGGGTGCGGGTGAACAATACGTTCGACTCGGTGCTCGATAGCGTCTGGGAGGATCGACTGCAGGAAATCAGCACGCGACTGTTCGAGCAATGA
- a CDS encoding V-type ATP synthase subunit I yields MLRPERMSRVSITGAKRVLDDVIETTHDLNLLHVTDYDGAWEGFEPGDPIAGADAAAERLVTVRSLESILDIDGDRDNSGGRVDTDNLADRLERVREAVNDCDDRRDDLRDERRTLDERASAMAPLETLGIDLDLLSGYDSLETSVGQGDEQAVRAALDAAEDIERYETFAEDGVIAVFARPAAGSSDVLEDALVGAEFAAIEVPDAEESPTAYLDDLDDRRAELDRETESVEAELDELREEHGDFLLAAEEQLTIEVEKREIPLAFATTNNAFVAEGWLPTEQFVDLAESLQASVGEHCEVEELERAAYDSSGQVADREPTGPTEPGVGEPETAADGSGNADEQSSGLQPLDDDSESDDSRLEADGGEPSEARRSSSVERSESDGGTETRMGNGEPPVVQKNPKGVRPFELLTKAVGRPSYAEFDPTIILFLTFPLMFGFMIGDVGYGLIYSGIGYWMYTGFDSDTFQRFGAVALAAGISTVVFGVLYGEIFGLHLVSTYLWEGVVGLSHAPIEKGLSPATSYWARTWFVVTALFGVLHLNLAWTFEFIEEYTFHGFADALKETGSWLLALNGLWVFIFSRLFDGSKPDLLFEVFASGEGAAFELGFTGFPSWVGIVGGVAFLVGAGLLVAGPTHELVEIHQVLAHVLSYLRIAAVLLAKAGMAFAVNLLFFGVYATESESGAEWHFALGKMPELNSMYHGHEVIEILGPGLIHQGPLFVALGVLVLIVGHLVVLLLGITSAGIQSIRLEYFEFFTKFYEGSGTTYKPFGYARRFTTDE; encoded by the coding sequence ATGCTTAGGCCAGAGCGGATGAGCCGGGTGTCGATCACGGGCGCAAAGCGCGTGCTCGACGACGTAATCGAGACCACCCACGACCTCAACCTGCTCCACGTGACCGACTACGACGGCGCGTGGGAGGGGTTCGAACCCGGTGACCCGATCGCGGGCGCTGACGCGGCCGCCGAACGCCTCGTCACCGTCCGCTCGCTCGAGTCGATTCTCGACATCGACGGCGATCGGGACAATTCGGGCGGGCGCGTCGATACCGACAACCTCGCCGATCGACTTGAGCGGGTTCGCGAGGCGGTCAACGATTGCGACGATCGGCGCGACGACCTCCGCGACGAGCGTCGCACACTCGACGAGCGCGCCAGCGCGATGGCTCCGCTCGAAACGCTCGGGATCGATCTCGACCTGCTCTCCGGGTACGACTCGCTCGAAACCAGCGTCGGACAGGGTGACGAGCAAGCGGTCCGGGCGGCACTCGACGCCGCCGAGGACATCGAGCGCTACGAGACGTTCGCCGAGGACGGCGTGATTGCGGTGTTCGCACGCCCTGCAGCAGGATCGAGCGACGTGCTCGAAGATGCCTTGGTCGGTGCGGAGTTCGCGGCCATCGAGGTCCCCGACGCCGAGGAGAGCCCCACAGCGTACCTCGACGACCTCGACGACCGCCGTGCGGAACTCGATCGCGAGACCGAATCCGTCGAAGCCGAGCTCGACGAGCTCCGCGAAGAACACGGCGACTTCCTGCTCGCGGCCGAAGAACAGCTCACCATCGAGGTCGAAAAGCGCGAGATCCCGCTCGCGTTCGCCACCACGAACAACGCGTTCGTAGCCGAGGGCTGGCTCCCGACCGAGCAGTTCGTCGACCTCGCGGAGTCGCTCCAAGCCAGCGTCGGCGAGCACTGCGAGGTCGAGGAGCTCGAACGCGCCGCCTACGACAGCAGCGGCCAGGTCGCCGACCGCGAACCGACCGGCCCGACCGAACCCGGCGTGGGCGAGCCCGAAACCGCCGCTGACGGCAGCGGGAACGCCGACGAGCAGTCGAGCGGGCTCCAGCCGCTGGACGACGACAGCGAATCGGACGATAGCCGGCTCGAAGCCGACGGTGGTGAGCCGAGCGAAGCGAGGCGATCCTCGTCGGTCGAGCGAAGCGAGTCCGACGGTGGGACCGAAACCAGAATGGGCAACGGCGAGCCGCCCGTGGTCCAGAAGAACCCGAAGGGAGTACGGCCGTTCGAACTCCTGACGAAAGCGGTCGGTCGACCGTCGTATGCCGAGTTCGATCCGACGATCATCCTGTTTCTGACGTTCCCGCTGATGTTCGGATTCATGATCGGCGACGTCGGCTACGGGCTAATCTACAGCGGGATCGGGTACTGGATGTACACCGGCTTCGACTCCGATACGTTCCAGCGGTTCGGCGCGGTCGCGCTCGCGGCCGGCATCTCGACGGTCGTGTTCGGCGTGCTCTACGGCGAAATCTTCGGGCTACATCTGGTCTCGACGTACCTCTGGGAGGGGGTTGTTGGCCTCTCACACGCCCCGATCGAGAAAGGACTCTCGCCCGCGACCAGCTACTGGGCCCGGACGTGGTTCGTCGTCACCGCGCTGTTCGGGGTCCTGCACCTGAATCTCGCGTGGACCTTCGAGTTCATCGAGGAGTACACGTTCCACGGGTTCGCCGACGCGCTGAAGGAGACCGGTTCGTGGCTGCTCGCGCTGAACGGGCTCTGGGTGTTCATCTTCAGCCGGCTGTTCGATGGCTCGAAGCCCGACCTGCTGTTCGAGGTGTTCGCCAGCGGCGAGGGAGCGGCGTTCGAACTTGGCTTTACCGGCTTCCCGTCGTGGGTCGGGATCGTCGGCGGCGTTGCATTCCTCGTCGGTGCCGGACTGTTGGTCGCCGGTCCCACCCACGAACTCGTCGAGATCCACCAGGTACTCGCACACGTGCTGTCGTATCTCCGGATCGCCGCCGTCCTGCTGGCGAAGGCGGGGATGGCCTTTGCGGTCAACCTCCTCTTCTTTGGAGTCTACGCCACCGAATCCGAAAGCGGTGCCGAGTGGCACTTCGCGCTCGGCAAGATGCCGGAGCTCAACTCGATGTATCATGGTCACGAGGTCATCGAAATCCTCGGACCCGGGCTGATCCATCAGGGACCGCTTTTCGTCGCCCTCGGCGTGCTCGTCCTGATAGTTGGTCATCTCGTCGTCCTCCTGCTCGGGATCACTTCGGCAGGAATCCAGTCGATCCGGCTCGAATACTTCGAGTTCTTCACGAAGTTCTACGAGGGCAGCGGAACCACCTACAAGCCGTTCGGGTACGCCCGTCGGTTCACCACTGACGAGTAG
- the ahaH gene encoding ATP synthase archaeal subunit H, which translates to MARPEVLDRIQAAEREAEEIVESAEEDREERIAEAERKAEEIRESAREEADELESERLETARAEIEAEREAILESGAQERERLESGARENVDDVADYVVTEFIERVHA; encoded by the coding sequence ATGGCGAGGCCAGAGGTTCTCGACCGAATCCAGGCGGCCGAGCGCGAGGCCGAGGAGATCGTCGAATCCGCCGAGGAAGACCGCGAGGAACGCATCGCCGAGGCCGAGCGCAAAGCCGAGGAGATCCGTGAGTCCGCCCGCGAGGAGGCCGACGAACTCGAATCCGAACGCCTCGAGACGGCGCGCGCGGAGATCGAGGCCGAGCGTGAGGCAATCCTCGAATCGGGTGCCCAAGAGCGTGAACGGCTCGAATCGGGTGCGAGGGAGAACGTCGACGACGTGGCCGACTACGTCGTCACCGAGTTCATCGAGAGGGTTCATGCTTAG
- a CDS encoding methyltransferase domain-containing protein — translation MGVLEDKARARVFYKYLSRVYDEINPFIWNESMRADAIDWLDPAPDDRVLDVGCGTGFATEGLLERTDNVHGLDQSSHQLERAWEKFGKTDQVRFYRGDAERLPFADDAFDAVWSSGSIEYWPDPVATLREFCRVVKPGGSVLVVGPDAPTSSVFGRVADAIMLFYDEDEADRMFDAAGFEEFEHHIQQARPGSPRAITTVAHVPE, via the coding sequence ATGGGAGTGCTCGAAGACAAGGCGCGTGCGCGGGTGTTCTACAAGTACCTCTCCCGCGTCTACGACGAGATCAACCCCTTCATCTGGAACGAGTCGATGCGGGCCGACGCCATCGATTGGCTCGACCCTGCGCCCGACGATCGGGTGCTCGACGTGGGCTGTGGCACGGGCTTTGCCACCGAGGGCCTGCTCGAACGCACCGACAACGTCCATGGACTCGACCAGAGCAGCCACCAGCTCGAACGCGCCTGGGAAAAGTTCGGGAAGACCGACCAGGTCCGATTTTATCGAGGCGACGCCGAGCGGCTCCCCTTCGCCGACGACGCCTTCGATGCGGTCTGGTCGTCGGGATCGATCGAGTACTGGCCCGATCCGGTCGCCACCCTTCGGGAATTCTGTCGGGTGGTCAAGCCGGGCGGTAGCGTGCTCGTTGTCGGTCCTGATGCGCCGACATCGTCGGTCTTCGGCCGGGTCGCCGACGCGATCATGCTGTTCTACGACGAGGACGAGGCCGACCGGATGTTCGACGCGGCGGGTTTCGAGGAATTCGAACACCACATCCAGCAGGCCCGTCCTGGCAGTCCACGAGCGATTACGACGGTCGCACACGTTCCTGAGTAG
- a CDS encoding type IV pilin, with protein MSRRAVAPVVGVVLVLAVVVTLAGIVGVFVVGVDGQMDDPPTATITAERETGDRYDNPKIVLTHVAGDELNARDLTIRILVDGQPLEDQPVVPAPAGMDGFVGTLSAPLQKGGDNTWSAGETTSLVVAGTNSPYPSTGSSLTINFYVDGTAIATARA; from the coding sequence GTGTCACGCCGTGCAGTCGCTCCGGTAGTTGGCGTCGTTCTCGTGCTCGCCGTCGTCGTCACGCTCGCCGGTATCGTCGGCGTGTTCGTCGTCGGGGTCGATGGTCAGATGGACGATCCACCAACGGCTACGATCACTGCCGAGAGGGAAACTGGGGACAGGTACGACAATCCGAAGATCGTGCTGACACACGTAGCTGGCGACGAACTCAATGCCCGCGATCTCACCATCCGTATCTTGGTCGATGGGCAACCGCTCGAAGACCAACCGGTCGTTCCAGCCCCTGCGGGGATGGATGGTTTCGTCGGAACACTGTCTGCCCCTCTCCAAAAAGGGGGCGACAACACCTGGTCGGCCGGGGAAACGACTTCGTTGGTGGTCGCCGGGACGAACTCACCGTATCCGAGCACGGGATCGAGCCTAACTATCAACTTCTACGTCGACGGAACGGCCATCGCCACGGCACGAGCGTGA
- a CDS encoding DUF7096 domain-containing protein has protein sequence MRRAIALVLALCCVLAPVALAAPASRPPDGARVSSAAPVTPATETTSYLRITPDSLETAAYNGATIDVSGTLALETQQLDGRFQQEVLRQRLSDTESVTARHEQIETTAARIDERIAALHDRQATTITAYNNGSLSGQAFLRDLARIGAAAGRLETAVEQLQRRAESVPQSTIDGTSVINWAQNRQFELAPFGGPVRDRVTTALRGENTVPVDADVPSGVARVGSTREERLEPLWVYAETTADGVVLATVDDGQYYREAYLPSERNTTAGSVENNTDVRNRRAMLYPWAENNSGSKGQRNVQQVGISRFRFSHDHGRLTAYLDQSTSQVFVEHQQKTLTRLPTAAPVTTTAANRRLVVNRTHPTGPLEVLLTTESGKRLDGTVTIENRTVGETGPDGRLWTVAPRGNATVTVRVNGSIMRVETSVAVTTNGTALVAPTSP, from the coding sequence ATGCGCCGCGCGATCGCACTCGTGCTTGCTCTCTGCTGTGTCCTCGCGCCGGTCGCGCTCGCGGCTCCGGCTTCACGTCCGCCGGACGGGGCTCGCGTCAGCTCGGCGGCCCCGGTCACGCCGGCGACCGAGACGACCTCGTATCTCCGCATCACACCCGATTCGCTCGAAACCGCGGCGTACAATGGCGCGACGATCGACGTTTCGGGAACGCTCGCACTCGAAACACAGCAGCTCGACGGCCGGTTTCAACAGGAGGTGCTCCGACAGCGCCTTTCGGATACCGAGTCCGTCACGGCACGTCACGAGCAGATCGAGACGACTGCCGCCCGAATCGACGAACGGATCGCGGCGCTTCACGATCGACAGGCCACCACGATCACGGCCTACAACAACGGATCGTTGTCCGGACAGGCGTTCCTCCGCGATCTCGCGCGGATCGGCGCTGCGGCCGGTCGACTCGAAACGGCAGTCGAGCAGTTACAGCGGCGGGCGGAGTCGGTCCCACAGTCGACGATCGACGGTACATCAGTGATCAACTGGGCACAGAACCGACAGTTCGAACTCGCGCCGTTCGGCGGCCCGGTCCGTGATCGAGTCACAACGGCGCTTCGCGGGGAGAACACGGTTCCCGTCGACGCCGACGTTCCGTCCGGCGTCGCCCGGGTCGGCTCGACCCGTGAGGAGCGTCTCGAACCCCTCTGGGTGTACGCCGAAACGACGGCCGATGGGGTCGTGCTGGCGACCGTCGACGACGGGCAGTACTATCGTGAGGCGTACCTTCCGAGCGAACGAAATACTACTGCAGGCAGCGTCGAGAACAACACGGACGTGCGCAATCGCCGCGCGATGTTGTATCCCTGGGCCGAGAATAACTCCGGATCCAAAGGCCAGCGCAACGTCCAGCAAGTCGGTATCTCCCGATTCCGATTCTCACACGATCACGGCCGACTCACGGCGTATCTCGATCAGAGCACCAGCCAGGTGTTCGTCGAACACCAACAGAAGACTCTGACACGGCTGCCAACGGCCGCGCCGGTGACTACCACCGCCGCGAACCGGCGACTCGTGGTCAATCGCACCCATCCGACCGGCCCGCTCGAAGTGCTCCTGACGACCGAGAGCGGCAAACGGCTCGACGGCACCGTGACGATCGAGAACCGAACGGTGGGCGAAACCGGCCCCGACGGCCGTCTGTGGACGGTCGCACCGCGCGGAAACGCCACGGTGACGGTCCGCGTGAACGGATCGATCATGCGCGTCGAGACGAGCGTGGCCGTCACGACGAACGGGACGGCGCTCGTTGCCCCCACCTCGCCGTAA
- a CDS encoding helix-turn-helix transcriptional regulator, whose amino-acid sequence MRFRAVLCALLAAVVAVTAVGPAVVYGQPGTDIDQAASPIDSADAATTIAIQPRPNGDARLRISTRFALTSTNETRAFRTIAREFEESANTDPIPTFRRAATAASNATRRPMNVTNVNRTATIVGRNNTSKNDTGRLVVAFTWTNFARQSDDELIVGDVFNTSQGTWLPSLTSEQTLRIETPRGHTIDTSPIGYTNRTLVWKGSRSFAPGEPRVIYDRTGAPLQPTTGENPNGSEDGNGDTGPFAAVPPLVVGAGAIVLGAGVVIVGAYTWTRRETDGDGDTPDVADDDSGSGTTPATAQTEAGTGASAVATADEPDDEPPDDELLSDEERVERLLERNDGRMKQASIVDETGWSNAKVSQLLSAMDDTGRIEKLRIGRENLISLPDRDDETV is encoded by the coding sequence ATGCGCTTTCGGGCGGTGCTGTGCGCGCTCCTCGCTGCCGTCGTCGCCGTCACCGCCGTCGGGCCGGCGGTCGTGTACGGCCAGCCCGGGACGGACATCGACCAGGCGGCGTCGCCGATCGACAGCGCCGACGCCGCCACGACCATCGCCATCCAGCCCCGACCGAACGGCGACGCCCGACTCCGGATCTCGACGCGCTTCGCTCTCACCAGTACGAACGAGACCAGAGCGTTCAGAACGATCGCGAGGGAGTTCGAGGAGAGCGCCAACACCGATCCGATCCCGACGTTCCGGCGCGCCGCGACCGCGGCGAGCAACGCCACTCGCCGGCCGATGAACGTTACGAACGTCAACCGAACCGCGACGATCGTGGGCCGGAACAACACCAGCAAGAACGACACCGGCCGGCTCGTGGTCGCGTTCACGTGGACGAACTTCGCCCGGCAGAGTGACGACGAGCTGATCGTCGGTGACGTGTTCAACACCAGCCAGGGAACCTGGCTCCCGTCGCTCACATCGGAGCAGACGTTGCGCATCGAAACGCCCCGAGGGCACACCATCGATACCTCGCCGATCGGATATACCAATCGCACGCTCGTGTGGAAGGGGTCCCGATCGTTCGCTCCCGGGGAGCCGCGGGTGATCTACGATCGCACCGGCGCACCACTCCAGCCCACGACTGGCGAGAATCCCAACGGAAGCGAAGATGGCAACGGCGACACCGGACCGTTCGCCGCAGTACCGCCGCTCGTGGTCGGCGCAGGAGCGATCGTTCTCGGGGCGGGTGTCGTGATCGTCGGGGCGTACACCTGGACGCGACGCGAGACGGACGGTGACGGGGACACACCCGATGTCGCCGATGACGACTCCGGATCGGGGACGACGCCGGCGACGGCGCAAACGGAAGCGGGAACCGGCGCTTCCGCCGTGGCGACCGCCGACGAACCCGACGACGAACCGCCTGACGACGAACTCCTCTCGGACGAGGAGCGTGTCGAGCGACTCCTCGAACGCAACGACGGGCGGATGAAGCAGGCCTCGATCGTCGATGAGACCGGCTGGTCGAACGCGAAGGTATCCCAGTTGCTGTCGGCGATGGACGACACGGGCAGAATCGAGAAGCTCCGAATCGGCCGGGAGAACCTCATCAGCCTGCCTGATCGCGACGATGAGACGGTTTGA